From a single Arachis hypogaea cultivar Tifrunner chromosome 3, arahy.Tifrunner.gnm2.J5K5, whole genome shotgun sequence genomic region:
- the LOC112788868 gene encoding gamma-secretase subunit APH1-like, producing MTVAAGIGYALIALGPSLSIFVSVISKKPFLILTVLSSTLLWLMSLIALSGIWRGFLPLKTTSWWPYAILILSSIAFQEVLRLLFWKIYKRLEDTLDAFADRVAKPHLFLTDKMLIALAGGLGHGVAHAVFFCISVLTPAFGPATYFVDQCSKVPFFLLSALIALAFVTIHTFSMVIAFNGYAEGNKVDEYFVPIVHVVAGVLTLINLAPGGCTVGIPLLYIVAILTLFHCGRMVWRRLLTENRISLNHS from the exons ATGACGGTAGCTGCGGGAATCGGTTACGCACTGATAGCTCTAGGACCTTCTCTCTCCATCTTCGTTTCCGTCATTTCCAAAAAGCCCTTCTTGATTCTCACTGTTCTCTCCAG TACACTGTTGTGGCTTATGAGTTTGATTGCACTGTCTGGAATATGGAGAGGTTTTCTGCCACTCAAAACTACTTCATGGTGGCCATATGCTATACTTATACTCTCATCCATTGCTTTTCAAGAAGTCCTTCGCCTTCTCTTCTGGAAAATTTACAA GAGGTTGGAAGATACTTTAGATGCTTTTGCTGATAGAGTAGCGAAACCACATTTGTTCCTGACGGATAAGATGCTGATAGCGCTTG CTGGTGGTTTGGGTCATGGTGTCGCGCATGCTGTGTTCTTCTGCATCAGCGTATTGACTCCTGCTTTTGGTCCTGCTACTTATTTTGTCGACCAATGCTCGAAGGTTCCATTTTTCCTTCTTTCTG CCCTTATTGCTCTTGCATTCGTCACAATCCATACTTTCTCGATGGTCATCGCATTTAATGGGTATGCTGAGGGGAACAAAGTGGACGAGTATTTTGTTCCCATTGTTCACGTGGTTGCAGGAGTTCTG acTCTGATAAATTTGGCTCCTGGGGGTTGCACTGTTGGCATTCCTCTCCTTTACATCGTTGCGATCTTGACATTGTTTCACTGTGGGAGGATGGTTTGGAGAAGATTATTGACAGAAAATAGAATAAGTCTCAATCACTCATAG
- the LOC112788867 gene encoding endonuclease III homolog 1, chloroplastic isoform X1: MLVFSVTPRSFGLGRIKVSFLMTQTTPSLPSNSNTDTPTSDSSSHAASVSKARVFVRRSKRPKTTLVALQQKELEPPTRDHDKSSGLPEIEDFAYSGANNAFTQSSKSELGLDATLVESEATSPRHSGELPAHWERVLEGIRRMRCSAEAPVDTMGCEKAGDTLPPKERRFAVLVSSLLSSQTKDHVTHGAIQRLLENGLLTPDAINNADEETIKKMLYPVGFYTRKATNLKKIANICLMKYDGDIPSTIEQLLLLPGIGPKMAHLVMNVGWNNVQGICVDTHVHRICNRLGWVSRPSTKQKTLTPEETREALQRWLPREEWVPINPLLVGFGQTICTPLRPRCGECGISHLCPSAFKEASNSSPSSKPKKSGPNKKR, from the exons ATGTTGGTCTTTTCGGTTACACCTCGATCCTTTGGTTTGGGGCGAATCAAAGTCTCGTTTTTGATGACTCAAACAACGCCATCTCTTCCCTCCAATTCCAACACCGACACACCCACCTCGGACTCCTCCTCGCACGCTGCTTCTGTGTCCAAAGCTCGTGTCTTTGTGAGGAGAAGCAAGAGGCCCAAAACCACTCTTGTGGCACTTCAACAAAAGGAGCTTGAGCCCCCAACACGTGATCATGACAAA AGTTCTGGCCTTCCTGAAATTGAAGACTTTGCATACAGTGGAGCAAATAATGCATTTACTCAATCCA GTAAATCAGAATTGGGCTTGGACGCGACTCTTGTGGAAAGTGAAGCTACTTCACCTAGACACAGTG GTGAATTACCTGCACACTGGGAAAGGGTGCTTGAGGGGATTCGCAGAATGAGGTGTTCTGCAGAAGCACCGGTAGACACTATGGGATGTGAGAAAGCTGGCGATACTCTACCTCCTAAG GAAAGAAGATTTGCTGTCCTAGTTTCTTCTCTTTTGTCAAGCCAAACCAAAGATCATGTTACTCATG GAGCAATCCAACGTCTTCTTGAAAATGGCCTACTTACCCCTGACGCAATCAACAATGCTGATGAAGAAACCATAAAAAAGATGCTTTACCCT GTTGGATTCTATACAAGAAAAGCCACCAACTTGAAAAAAATCGCAAACATTTGTCTCATGAAGTATGATGGAGACATACCTAGCACAATTGAGCAATTACTCTTACTTCCAGGCATAGGTCCTAAGATGGCTCATTTG GTCATGAATGTTGGATGGAACAATGTTCAAGGAATATGTGTTGATACTCATGTCCACCGCATCTGCAATCGGCTTGGATGGGTGTCTAGACCCAGCACAAAACAG AAAACTCTAACACCTGAAGAAACAAGAGAGGCATTGCAAAGATGGCTTCCAAGGGAAGAATGGGTTCCAATAAATCCTCTTTTG GTAGGATTTGGACAAACCATTTGCACTCCCTTGAGACCTCGTTGTGGAGAATGTGGTATAAGTCATTTGTGCCCCTCAGCATTCAAGGAGGCCTCTAACTCAAGCCCATCTTCCAAGCCCAAAAAGTCTGGGCCTAACAAGAAGCGTTAG
- the LOC112788867 gene encoding endonuclease III homolog 1, chloroplastic isoform X2 has translation MLVFSVTPRSFGLGRIKVSFLMTQTTPSLPSNSNTDTPTSDSSSHAASVSKARVFVRRSKRPKTTLVALQQKELEPPTRDHDKSSGLPEIEDFAYSGANNAFTQSSKSELGLDATLVESEATSPRHSGELPAHWERVLEGIRRMRCSAEAPVDTMGCEKAGDTLPPKERRFAVLVSSLLSSQTKDHVTHGAIQRLLENGLLTPDAINNADEETIKKMLYPVGFYTRKATNLKKIANICLMKYDGDIPSTIEQLLLLPGIGPKMAHLVMNVGWNNVQGICVDTHVHRICNRLGWVSRPSTKQKTLTPEETREALQRWLPREEWVPINPLLDLDKPFALP, from the exons ATGTTGGTCTTTTCGGTTACACCTCGATCCTTTGGTTTGGGGCGAATCAAAGTCTCGTTTTTGATGACTCAAACAACGCCATCTCTTCCCTCCAATTCCAACACCGACACACCCACCTCGGACTCCTCCTCGCACGCTGCTTCTGTGTCCAAAGCTCGTGTCTTTGTGAGGAGAAGCAAGAGGCCCAAAACCACTCTTGTGGCACTTCAACAAAAGGAGCTTGAGCCCCCAACACGTGATCATGACAAA AGTTCTGGCCTTCCTGAAATTGAAGACTTTGCATACAGTGGAGCAAATAATGCATTTACTCAATCCA GTAAATCAGAATTGGGCTTGGACGCGACTCTTGTGGAAAGTGAAGCTACTTCACCTAGACACAGTG GTGAATTACCTGCACACTGGGAAAGGGTGCTTGAGGGGATTCGCAGAATGAGGTGTTCTGCAGAAGCACCGGTAGACACTATGGGATGTGAGAAAGCTGGCGATACTCTACCTCCTAAG GAAAGAAGATTTGCTGTCCTAGTTTCTTCTCTTTTGTCAAGCCAAACCAAAGATCATGTTACTCATG GAGCAATCCAACGTCTTCTTGAAAATGGCCTACTTACCCCTGACGCAATCAACAATGCTGATGAAGAAACCATAAAAAAGATGCTTTACCCT GTTGGATTCTATACAAGAAAAGCCACCAACTTGAAAAAAATCGCAAACATTTGTCTCATGAAGTATGATGGAGACATACCTAGCACAATTGAGCAATTACTCTTACTTCCAGGCATAGGTCCTAAGATGGCTCATTTG GTCATGAATGTTGGATGGAACAATGTTCAAGGAATATGTGTTGATACTCATGTCCACCGCATCTGCAATCGGCTTGGATGGGTGTCTAGACCCAGCACAAAACAG AAAACTCTAACACCTGAAGAAACAAGAGAGGCATTGCAAAGATGGCTTCCAAGGGAAGAATGGGTTCCAATAAATCCTCTTTTG GATTTGGACAAACCATTTGCACTCCCTTGA